The genomic interval GCAAATCATGGGTTTCTACGATCGCCTGTTGTTCGGCGGACTCTTCGATGGAACGGGATACGGCGGCGAAAAGGGGCTGCCCTACACGATACTCGGGGATAAAAACCGCGGCCGTCTTCCCTCGTATCACCGTCTCGATTTTAACGTCGCGAAGACCTTCCGCTTCGGCTGGGTGAACATCATCGCCGAGGGCAGCATCATCAACGTGTACAACCGCAAGAACATGTTCTACTACAACCAGACCACGGGACAGCGCATCGACATGCTGCCGTTCCTCCCAACCGTGAATCTGAAAGTGGAATTTTAGGCGCGGCGCCCGGATCCGCAGCACTGCCATGACCGGCTCGCGACGCAACGATCTGCTCATCCCTTTCCTGATGGTGGCCTGCGACTTTGCCGCCATAGTCGGAGCTTTCGTCGCCTCGTTTCAACTGCGATTTATCGGTCCGCTGCACACCATCATCCCCGTCACGAAAGGATATCCGCCCTTCGAAGGATATCTCTACGGAGCGCTCCTCGTCGCGCCCGTATGGATACTGCTTTTTAATTCGAAACGAACCTACCGTGCGCGCCGCGCGGCGGATTTCAGCTCGGAGTTTTTTGCGATTGTGCGCGGCACGGGATTCGGGATGCTCGCCGTGATGAGTCTCGCATTCCTGTATCGGGACTTCTCGTACTCGCGCCTGGTGTTCCTCATCATCTGGCTGCTTTCCATCGGGTTCATTTTTTTCGGACGAGTGATGGTGCTCTCGTACGAGCGCTGGTTGTATCGCCGTGGACGTGAGCTTCGGAACGTGCTGCTGTACGGATCAAACGCTACAGCGCAGAATCTCGCGTTCTGGATGTCGCAGCAACCCGCGGCGGGGTATCGGATCATTGGATATGTTTCGGGAGAAGACGAACGGCTCGATCTGCCCGGTATTCCACGGCTCGGTTCACTGGACGATCTCACCTCCGTGGTGCGGGAATACCGTGTCGAGACCGTGGTGGTGTGCCTCGATGCGCCCGATCCCGACGCGGTGAACACCGTGATGAACGCGCTGCTCGGGCTTAACGTGCAGCTCATGCTGCAGTCGGAAGTGATCGGCATTTCACCCACGCGGCTGCGTGTGCATGAATTTTTCGGACTGCCGTTTCTGGGCGTGAAGGATGTTCCGATGACGACCTGGGGGCGCGTGGCAAAGCGCGCCTTCGACATCGCCTTCAGTTCTCTTGTGCTTCTGCTCTGCGCACCGTTCGCCGCGATTGTGGCTGTGCTGGTGTGGATCGAATCGGGACGGCCCATCCTGTACACGCAGGTGCGGATCGGACTCGACGGCAGGGAATTTCGACTGTACAAATTCCGGACGATGCGCATCGATGCCGAATCGGCCAGCGGCCCGACGTGGACGCGCAAGAACGATCCCCGCA from Ignavibacteriota bacterium carries:
- a CDS encoding undecaprenyl-phosphate glucose phosphotransferase, which produces MTGSRRNDLLIPFLMVACDFAAIVGAFVASFQLRFIGPLHTIIPVTKGYPPFEGYLYGALLVAPVWILLFNSKRTYRARRAADFSSEFFAIVRGTGFGMLAVMSLAFLYRDFSYSRLVFLIIWLLSIGFIFFGRVMVLSYERWLYRRGRELRNVLLYGSNATAQNLAFWMSQQPAAGYRIIGYVSGEDERLDLPGIPRLGSLDDLTSVVREYRVETVVVCLDAPDPDAVNTVMNALLGLNVQLMLQSEVIGISPTRLRVHEFFGLPFLGVKDVPMTTWGRVAKRAFDIAFSSLVLLLCAPFAAIVAVLVWIESGRPILYTQVRIGLDGREFRLYKFRTMRIDAESASGPTWTRKNDPRITRIGKWLRRFSFDETPQFLNILFGHMSVVGPRPERPEFVSQFKNYVPKYLERHRLKTGLTGWAQVSGLRGDVPIIERTKYDLYYIENWSFNLDMRIIFKTVRAVLFGKDAY